Below is a window of Poecilia reticulata strain Guanapo linkage group LG8, Guppy_female_1.0+MT, whole genome shotgun sequence DNA.
GAAGAYGAATTTACCCTCAGGATGGCCTGGATGGTTTGGAGTGGGTACGTTGCTGTGGTGGCGATTGCCTTGGCGATTGCTCCGATGAGAAAGATCTTTGCTGAGGATATCTGTGCCAGGGAATAAAGATTTAATAGAGTTCTCAGTGACTGCTAGACTACAACAAAGCTGAAATCACACAAATGATCCTGAAGTATYGAGGTWTATATTATATGTMAAAAATGTATCCAGCATCCTCTCGCCTTTTGGCCGCCCTTGCCCGCCTTCCTCTTCATGGCTTCATAAATCATGAACTGCACAGCCGGGTTGAGGACGAGAATCAGAGAGGGCAGTGTGCCGTTCCACAGCGTTCCCACTCCCTCGTTGGCGATRATCTGCGAGAAAGCATCTACGAAAAGGAAAGCCGAAATGTTGGCATCAAAAGCACGCCTGAGGGGTTTTAATTGGAATACACACCGAATATGCCTCTGTAATGGGTTTGGTGGAGGTCTTCGTTTCTGAACCTCACTCCCTGCAGCTTCAGCCGGGTGTTGACGACCCACATGGGAGTAGTCAGGATCACGTTCACCACGCCTGCATGAACACACRACAGATGGCGCGTGTCCCAAAATCATAGCRcggtgatggcagcatcatgctttttTTCACACAGCAGAAATGTAGCAGGAAATGAAGAGCTTAACCAACCCacattatgaattaaaatgGTTCAAATTCATTCTTTGGAAAAACCTAATTAACAACCCTGGATATTTggattagaaaaaagaaaaataatctatgCATGGATTAATTGggctatgaatacttttccaaggcaAGGTAAACCAACTATAACATAAGAgcaaaaaagccaaaacattcATCAATTACYTTTAATACTACAGCACGCTTGattgattaaagtaaaaaagatCRTCACTTTATCATATTTACCTGCTACCATCCCCATCATCAGGTCTTTACTGGGTCTGGGTTTGCCCGGKCCAGATGCAGCCACCTTCTTCAGTGCATTGAAAGTGTAGAAGTAGACAAAGTTGGAGCAGCAAAGGCTGGAGATAACTGGAAACCAGCCTCTGTACAGAGCCAAACTGAGAGAAGTGGTGGAGAACTTAAGRCATACGTTTTACATGTTACATGTTTTACAGGAATCACAGAAAGTTAAGTGATACAAGACTGTAAAAAGTTGAACTTACAAGCCCTCTTCTTTCGTAATTTCAGCCAAAATGACAGGAGTGGACTGGGCTTTTCTTTTGTCATCCACTGAGAAGAAAACRTGAAAATATCAYGATTCAATTCCAACAAACTACAAGAATGTTATAAAGCAACAATTGCAGACGTATCAGCTTTACTACATCAGGTCATCTCTGCTTGTAATTTGTAACCAATGCTCATTAGCCTATGGGTATTAAGTTTGTACAAMAAATACTTTTTTATACCTTGTCTATTTTATTAACAATGTCAATCAAAAGGAAATCATactgagatatatatatatatatctgtatgGAATGATGAACTACTGCAGTGTTGTGAAGAATAGAGCACAAAAAATCCTCCACAAYAATGTCTAAGGCTGCAKTAAAGGACTACTGAGTTATTATTGGTGGTTTTACCAAGCTATAAAATGATGGAGTGTATCTAATTATTGACACACAGCTTCTTCACTTTggcaattatttatttgaataaataaggACAACACGAACCATGTTTTAATAAAGGGACAGCTGGAAtgggaatatttttaaaaccttataAGAAGTAGATTCTATTTAAATCCTCATAGATGCAAATCTAAACTGGATGATTACATGATAACAACTCAAACTCACCTTGCAATCTGCTTTTAGCTGTATCCAAAGGGAAGAAGACTGTCATGGCTGTCACACTCCCCTGGAAGATAARACATTGCAACATCACCACCTGAACTGGCATCCACTACTGCTCCGTCTGTCActccatgttttcatttcactcttTATTCTTCCTCAAATGAAGAAGCTACTGAAGGTTAAACGTCAGGAGAATAGTTTTAAAACTCACCATTGCACCTGCCACCGCATGGACCAGCGTCTCGTAGGACAGGAGSCCGACAACAGAGCCACCATTGTGGGACATCTCTGCAGGATGGTACCGTTGAGAGCTCAACAATTAAAAAGCCGGGCGATGTATCCCGGAAGAGACCCGGAGAGGACAGACGGGCGTSGGCCTGGTTCTGGCGCGGTGGGAGCGGATAGTTCTTACTGCTGGAACTGCATGACGTTGTTGCGAAAGGTGGAAATAGGGAAGAGAAAGGAGTGAAGACAGTGCTGAACCGTGGATCCAATTGACAGATtcgtttctgttttaatgagaaaatcaCCAACTAACGTGTttcgccacctgctggtcaggAGGGTTATCACAACACCTAAAAAGCTATTGGCTActgtaaacaaaacagtttttcgTAAGACTGCTGGATTAAAGATCCCTACAAAGAAACATAGTAGTGGCACCATCATGCTATGATGgcttttttaattcttcaagCAACAAACGGTGCAGCAAGTGAGacagaaattaattatttgcatatcaatgtctaatttatttttaaactctgaaaaagaaagtgatttaatttcaaacactgcaattaagtttgtttgttctccttaataaatatatttataaaatgtgcATACTAAGAGAGAAAAGCCTAGAATGTCCCACCCTCTCATTAGTGTTGTACCCACAGGTTGAAAAAGTGTTAGCGTGATGTTTCTTGAAGCCATCTACCATGGTCTGACATCAGTCTGAATCCAGTTTATCCCATTCCTCACTTCCAACTTCCAGCTGTGAGATATTTGAGGgtgctgttgtgttttattttatttttgcatgttcagcacatttcatgtcatttcattaaatgtaaatattagaaAGGAATCGATTCAGGGTTGATGGAAAGACTGAGGGAACTGAATACAGGGCAAGCAAGATGCAAAAGACTCAAGATCAGGACAAAGGTTTATCTCCAAACAGGACCACACTTCTTTTCATACAGCTAGTGTAAGAAAACAACCATCTGGGATTTGATTTGCCCCAGCATTTTCCATTTCTCCATTTTCAGCCAGCTTTATGTGGATTTACTGTCTTATTTTGAGTCATTATTGTGAGACAGGGTCTAGTTCTGCTTTAGATTTTTTAgctataaaatttttttttactgactttcTGACATTTTCCTTAAATGCAACATGACATAATAGCGTTACATGGTTGAGATGCCCAAATCATGAACAAGGGACTTTATTCCAGAAGTGGTATTTGCCTATGACCTTTTTGGCAAACTTCAGTTTGGTCTTCATGTCTTCAGAGAGCAAAGGTTTCCTCTTTGCGCACCTCTCATGAAAGTTAAACTTATGCAGTCTGTTTTTGATTACACAGACAATTTCATAGAAAGAATAGCTAACCTGCTGCAccttttgcaataaaatataaGACTTTTTAGAGACTTCTTTCAGCATCTTGCAGTCCAGCGAAGTTGCAGAGGTGATCTGAGCTGTGCATGTTGGCAGTTGTTTTGAATCTTCTTTTCTTACGGACAATTTCTTTCTCCAGTAAAATGTCTGATTTCAAATTATTATAACATCTCTTTATACCCTTTTGGcacttaaaaactgaaaatcttctCTGCAGGcctctcagtttttttttttttatctcaacagGAAGTTTACTCTCTCTTGAACAGTCAGGACCAATTCACTAAATtcaaatgtctgagtttttaaataaacctcTTTCAAAATGCATAGTAACAGAATTGTAATCctgttgatagaaaaaaaattgtttttttgtaactttaatggtaaataaaatgtgtgggCATATTATTGGGCAATTTAACTTAACTGCCCAATAATTGGgcaattaaataatataattatattaaatataatataattgcCCAATATAATTGGGCAATTTAATTTTCAGagattgcatttaaaaacagttcTAAAAGgtgctttttccatttttgtattgttttatatattacTTAAATTTCTCAAATGTCTGATTTAGATAGATTACAAATTGCAATTATTTCCAGAACAGTGATTTTgcactaatatttttttaaaatcctattAAAAAGTTTGGATTTGTTGAACCGAAATCAttctaataatgttttttaagaTATGAACTGAATAAAGTGATGTACAGAAGTGTGATAAAGCAGCTCAACATATTGTGTTCAAGTGCTTAAGATCTCATTGTGAGTTCAGGCCAAGCTGCGTTGATAAATGGACCAGGAAGTGATGCAGCTGACAGCAGGGAGCTGgactttgcttttgttttattgctggGCAGCTCACACACCCAGTGATCACTTAGCTTGTTCGGGTCCACAGATTCTCATCTGACACAAGTGAAAgagcagaaagaggagaaatacaaggattttaaaacattttcaaagatgtCTCGGTACCACAAGGCAGCGGTTGATGGCAACGTAGACTTGTTGAAGGAGGCCACAAGGAAGCACCTGAACACGGCTGACGACGATGGCATGACTCCCACCCTGCTGGCTGCTTTTCACGGACACGTCGATGCTCTTCAACTCATATGCAGCAGAGAGTAAGCATAATTGAACTTCTCTATTTCACACACGTTTGTCAAACAAAGTCCTTCTCGTGAATTTAGATGTTGAAATTCTCACAATTTAAACaattcagttttcattaaagCTTGAAATGGCTTCTAAAGATCAAAGATCACCCAACAGAAAGCAGATGCTAtactaaaatattaacttttgaTGGATTATTTTTGGCAATTGTTATTTGCtacagcatcatgaagaaaaCCCTAATTTTGKACACTGGACTCCTCTCTCGTCAGCTGACCTAAAAGTCTAGTCATCCAAATCCATCCTGTAAAACAATAAAGCTCTTTATCTTTGCATGCCCACCACCCCCATCCCACTGTCAGGACAacaaaagatgaacaaaaacattcagagaaatTTAACTGGAAGTAACCTGCTTATAATAGAGCAtgtggtcaaaaacattttcagaattaCAGCCAGAACTGAAACTTATGATAAAAAGAGCCAGTAAAATGTATCAGTAAAGTCTAGataaatttgacaaaaagtagaaaagaatTAAAATTTCTAATAGCTCATTGATTATCTTCAACCTTGCGCAGTTTTTAgaatgttggtattttttttactaacatattacttaacatttttagatttctgtttgttgctgtttgcattCTTGGCAAGAAAGGTGGGAGGTTCATTGACAGCAAGGTGGGATCAGAAAGCGATAAGGCCGTACAGAATGTAGAAACAGATATGAGCAGGTTATGTATTGTTTTATGGAAACAGACTCTAGCCAGCAACACATTTATAGCTCCGCTCCAGTGGttgcaataaaactttattgGCTGACAAGGTACACACTGAAGGTTGCCATAGCTTTTACAGAGAAACTTTTAAACTTGTCATATATATTCAGTCATGTAAAACTgtaagaaaagtttttaaataatattaatgtaCTCTGAAACATGCTCCCCACATCTTTTGTATGCTTATAGAAGCAAATAAATGCTTCTATAAGTAACATAATTACTGTAGTATAAATACAGTGTGTATTTTAAAGCTCTGTCTGGGTTATCACACTAACATCCTTTTACTGTGCAAATTATGTTCTTCATTCCAGAGCATTTACTGCTAAAACAGCACATTCTAACTTGGTTGTAACCTCATGATGTAGGCACTAAGGGTATCTGATTTATGGtataaaaaccataaatcaGCATATTAACAATATTAATTACCCTAAGTCATAGTTAGTCTACCAAGTGaagtattttcttgttttgcttaaTCAACCAAACTGCTTTCAGGTTTAGGAAATTTTCAGCAATTTAAACCACAAATTCAGATTTGATTTCCCCCTCTCTTTGTGTTTCACAGAGGAGATCCCAACAAGAGTGACATCTGGGGAAACACGCCGCTACACCACGCATCTGCTAACGGCCACATGCACATCATCAGCTTTCTGGTGAACTTCGGAGCCAATCTTTTTGCCCTGGACAATGATTTCCACACACCTATGGACGTTGCTGCGTCTCGAGGCCACATGGACTGTGTGCGATTTCTGGATGACGCCGCCTCACAACAAACCAACCAAAATCCCAAAAAGGTCGCCAACATCAAGAAGGAAGCCCAGAAAGAGGCAGAGAGACGAGTGAAACTCTATGAGAAGGTAAAGAAAAAGCACCAAAACAAGATGGATCGAATGAGCCGCGGAGGAAGCGTGAATGGGTCGGTTTCTGAGGCGAGCATGGGATCAGGCTTCTCAGATGGTGGCACCATCAGGAGTGAACAATTCTCCAAGCTTATTGCTGCAGACAAGTCCGGCTCTGTTACAGCCAGAGTTAAAGGCACTCTCCAGAAGAtgggaaagaaagagaagggTACACTGCAGAAAACAGGAGGAGGTGGGAATGTCATCTTCCGTAGGCAGGAGAACGAATCCTCTGACAAACCAGAGTTTCTGGATGTCTTTGAAGAACAAGATGAGAGTGACCCAGTCAGCGGAGAGATGGAGGAATACGAAGATGATGACTCCAGAGACGAGCCAAGCGAAGTCAAACAATCCATCTTTAACCGACCTGGCTTTGGCGGCCTGATTTTCATGAAGAAGATGAACATGGAGACAGAAGATGTTGTTCCCACAGGGAATAATGAAAGTCTTGGCTACCTCGTTGAGAACCAGTTGTTTGAGGCAGATGAGGACGCAGCTGGCTTTGAGGAGGCTGGTGATGGTGACCTTCCTTGGGATCAAGAAGATCTGGGActggatgatgatgaagatgaggaaacCTCCCCTTTGGAGGTCTTCTTGTCTACCATCTCCTTGCCAGAATTTGCCCCCGCTTTCAAAAGAGAGCACTTGGACTTGGAGGCACTCATTCTTTGCTCTGATGATGACCTGAAAGGC
It encodes the following:
- the slc25a17l gene encoding peroxisomal membrane protein PMP34, producing the protein MSHNGGSVVGLLSYETLVHAVAGAMGSVTAMTVFFPLDTAKSRLQVDDKRKAQSTPVILAEITKEEGFLALYRGWFPVISSLCCSNFVYFYTFNALKKVAASGPGKPRPSKDLMMGMVAGVVNVILTTPMWVVNTRLKLQGVRFRNEDLHQTHYRGIFDAFSQIIANEGVGTLWNGTLPSLILVLNPAVQFMIYEAMKRKAGKGGQKISSAKIFLIGAIAKAIATTATYPLQTIQAILRFGQYRGDGKRGLIGSXSNIFSLFMDRIKKHGFLGLYKGLEAKLLQTVLTAALMFVVYEKITAATFRLMGLSKKLKH
- the anks4b gene encoding ankyrin repeat and SAM domain-containing protein 4B; the encoded protein is MSRYHKAAVDGNVDLLKEATRKHLNTADDDGMTPTLLAAFHGHVDALQLICSREGDPNKSDIWGNTPLHHASANGHMHIISFLVNFGANLFALDNDFHTPMDVAASRGHMDCVRFLDDAASQQTNQNPKKVANIKKEAQKEAERRVKLYEKVKKKHQNKMDRMSRGGSVNGSVSEASMGSGFSDGGTIRSEQFSKLIAADKSGSVTARVKGTLQKMGKKEKGTLQKTGGGGNVIFRRQENESSDKPEFLDVFEEQDESDPVSGEMEEYEDDDSRDEPSEVKQSIFNRPGFGGLIFMKKMNMETEDVVPTGNNESLGYLVENQLFEADEDAAGFEEAGDGDLPWDQEDLGLDDDEDEETSPLEVFLSTISLPEFAPAFKREHLDLEALILCSDDDLKGIRIQLGPRKKILEAVARRTKAMGNPGTMKDSSL